From Cetobacterium sp. ZOR0034, one genomic window encodes:
- a CDS encoding ABC transporter substrate-binding protein, translating into MSYKKAIFLSLTALSVFTACNKDKENTASTPANNQEVTLRVSWWGGDDRHKKTLEALKLFEEKHPNIKIKSEYGGWQGWQEKITTQMAGNMAPDLMQINWNWINIFSKNGDGFYNLNDLSSTIDLNQYDKNILEQCIVNNKLNAIPYGVAGRVFLYNKTTYDKAGLALPKSFEDIINSTKVMKEKLGNDYFGFEVDYYGALLLMLYKLEQETGKPFIVDNAVAYTPEQIKNAADFYLNLVNTKTIPSLEDRAAAGNIQLDQHPSWIVGKFGGTYEWDSASLKWRDSLEKGQELVVGEYPKDFGPYKSGFSKVSMALAINKNTKHPKETAQLLNFLVSDPEAVKILDVSRGIPANASAISTLKENNLLDPFILEANNKVIEFAGKGIHPLFEHRQLHAAIKDIVDKLGYKQISSDEAANQLISVTNNFLKENN; encoded by the coding sequence TACTGCCTCTACTCCTGCTAACAATCAAGAAGTTACTTTAAGAGTTTCATGGTGGGGTGGAGACGATAGACACAAAAAAACTTTGGAAGCTTTAAAGCTATTCGAAGAGAAACATCCTAATATAAAAATAAAATCTGAATATGGTGGATGGCAAGGCTGGCAAGAAAAAATAACTACCCAAATGGCCGGAAATATGGCTCCAGATCTTATGCAAATAAACTGGAACTGGATTAATATTTTCTCTAAAAATGGAGATGGTTTTTATAATTTAAACGACCTTAGTTCCACAATAGATTTAAATCAATATGATAAAAATATTTTAGAACAATGTATTGTAAACAACAAACTAAATGCTATTCCTTATGGAGTTGCTGGAAGAGTATTCCTTTATAATAAAACTACATATGATAAGGCTGGTTTAGCTTTACCAAAAAGTTTCGAAGATATTATTAACTCAACAAAGGTTATGAAAGAAAAGTTAGGAAATGATTACTTTGGATTTGAAGTTGATTATTATGGTGCTCTTCTTTTAATGCTTTATAAACTTGAACAAGAAACTGGAAAACCTTTTATTGTAGATAATGCTGTTGCATATACACCAGAACAGATAAAAAATGCAGCTGATTTCTATCTAAATCTAGTAAATACTAAAACTATACCTTCTTTAGAAGATAGAGCTGCAGCTGGAAATATTCAGCTTGATCAGCACCCTAGCTGGATTGTTGGAAAATTTGGCGGAACTTACGAGTGGGATAGTGCCTCTCTTAAATGGAGAGATTCATTAGAAAAAGGGCAAGAGTTAGTCGTTGGAGAGTATCCAAAAGATTTCGGACCTTATAAATCAGGCTTCTCTAAAGTTTCAATGGCATTAGCCATCAATAAAAATACTAAACACCCTAAAGAAACTGCTCAGTTATTAAACTTCTTAGTTTCTGATCCTGAAGCAGTTAAAATTCTTGATGTTTCTAGAGGGATTCCAGCTAACGCATCTGCTATCTCTACTTTAAAAGAAAATAACTTACTAGATCCATTTATACTAGAAGCTAACAATAAAGTTATTGAATTTGCTGGTAAAGGAATTCACCCTTTATTTGAGCATAGACAATTACATGCAGCTATTAAAGATATTGTTGATAAACTAGGTTATAAACAAATCTCATCAGATGAAGCTGCTAATCAATTAATTTCTGTAACAAATAATTTCTTAAAAGAAAATAATTAG